A section of the Paenibacillus yonginensis genome encodes:
- a CDS encoding Atu4866 domain-containing protein codes for MWVTQDGYIRHELLPNGRYDEARGSRKSAYQGNYTVEGDHIEYVDDTGFTADGDFRDGVLYHAGMILFRE; via the coding sequence ATGTGGGTTACCCAGGACGGCTATATCCGCCACGAGCTCCTGCCGAACGGAAGGTACGACGAAGCCCGGGGCAGCCGGAAAAGCGCCTATCAGGGGAATTATACGGTCGAAGGCGATCATATTGAATATGTGGATGACACCGGCTTTACGGCGGACGGCGACTTTCGAGACGGCGTGCTTTACCATGCGGGCATGATTCTGTTCCGGGAATAG
- a CDS encoding AraC family transcriptional regulator: protein MDTGASPSAYVKELSERISRFAQQDGTVGTAIPALSFIRASRVSEPIHSVYEPSLCIVAQGSKVVMLGAESYRYDPSSYLTASVHLPITGQVVEASTEAPYLSLQLKFDMNQILEVIQSSAAAEQNRRESARALSVDKMSSALQEAVLRLVRLLDTPQDIPVLAPYAIREILYRILQNKQGSSIRQFALIGSHAQRISQVIERLSRDFAEPLRVDELAAEAGMSTSSFFAYFKEVTAMSPIQYQKQLRLQEARRLLLSSEMDAADAAFQVGYESPTQFSREYARFFGQPPIRDVRHLRSTLYKAETLS, encoded by the coding sequence ATGGATACAGGCGCTTCACCCTCAGCCTATGTAAAAGAATTGTCCGAGCGCATCAGCCGCTTTGCACAGCAGGATGGAACCGTCGGCACGGCCATTCCCGCCTTGTCTTTTATTCGGGCCTCCCGGGTTTCGGAGCCGATTCATTCCGTCTACGAACCCTCTTTATGTATAGTGGCGCAGGGCTCGAAGGTAGTTATGCTGGGAGCGGAAAGCTACCGGTATGATCCGAGCAGTTATCTGACCGCTTCCGTACATCTGCCCATCACCGGACAAGTGGTGGAGGCTTCAACCGAAGCCCCTTATTTAAGCCTGCAGCTGAAATTTGACATGAATCAGATTTTGGAGGTTATCCAATCCTCCGCGGCAGCTGAACAAAACCGCCGTGAATCGGCCCGCGCCTTGTCCGTAGACAAGATGAGCAGCGCTCTCCAGGAAGCCGTTCTGAGGCTTGTCCGCCTGCTGGATACGCCGCAGGATATTCCGGTTTTAGCGCCTTATGCCATACGGGAAATTCTCTACCGGATTCTCCAGAACAAGCAGGGCAGCTCCATCAGGCAGTTTGCTTTGATCGGCAGCCATGCGCAGCGAATCTCCCAGGTCATAGAACGGCTTAGCCGGGACTTTGCAGAGCCGCTGCGTGTAGATGAATTGGCAGCGGAGGCGGGAATGAGCACCTCTTCCTTTTTCGCCTACTTTAAAGAAGTAACGGCCATGAGCCCGATCCAATATCAGAAGCAGCTGAGGCTGCAGGAAGCACGCAGGCTCCTCCTCTCCTCGGAGATGGATGCGGCCGATGCCGCTTTTCAAGTCGGCTACGAAAGTCCAACGCAGTTCAGCCGTGAATACGCCCGGTTCTTCGGTCAGCCGCCGATCCGGGATGTCCGCCATTTACGCAGCACGCTTTATAAGGCCGAAACCTTATCCTAA
- a CDS encoding GNAT family N-acetyltransferase, with translation MEWNLKSFDQLTGTEVYKILQLRMNVFMLEQNCLYPEVDDKDQASHHLFLAADGEIAAYCRILPRGVSYPQASIGRVLVNPSYRRRGLAQELMRIALEFLKEEWHETEVKIQAQHYLESFYGTFGFRPVSDVYPEDGIPHVDMVLTVGEQLKPDPH, from the coding sequence ATGGAATGGAATCTAAAAAGCTTCGATCAACTTACGGGAACAGAGGTATACAAAATCCTTCAGCTTCGTATGAATGTGTTTATGCTGGAGCAAAACTGCCTTTACCCTGAGGTAGATGATAAGGATCAGGCAAGCCACCATCTGTTTCTTGCGGCAGACGGAGAAATTGCAGCCTACTGCCGGATCCTGCCGCGCGGAGTTTCGTATCCGCAGGCTTCCATCGGCCGCGTGCTGGTCAACCCCTCCTACCGGAGACGCGGCTTGGCCCAGGAGCTGATGAGAATTGCTCTGGAATTCCTGAAAGAGGAATGGCATGAAACGGAAGTCAAAATCCAGGCCCAGCATTACCTGGAGTCCTTTTACGGCACTTTCGGCTTCCGGCCGGTTTCAGACGTGTATCCGGAGGACGGCATTCCCCATGTGGATATGGTGTTAACGGTAGGAGAGCAGCTTAAACCTGATCCTCATTAA
- a CDS encoding IS1182 family transposase has translation MYIQYTMDQLCLPMDLEEDIPANHLVRVVNASVNRLDDSIFDAAYPGGGRDSYHPKMLTKVIIYAYTQRIYSSRQIAKAVRENIMFMWIAGRQRPDFRTINRFRSERMKSVLETVFTAVLQFLAEENYVQLEHYFVDGTKIEANANRYTFVWGKAVVKYKAKLQEKVQALFAAIEEAEKQEEGTHGGQDLLELGESSAITSEKLEQAVKQLEERLQEKPKDKPLKKAVRTLRKDLLPRLQKYETQQAILGTRNSYSKTDHDATFMRMKEDHMRNGQLKPGYNVQIGTENQFIVGYSLHQRPTDTRCLIPHLEKIKSQLGKLPSTIIADAGYGGEENYDYLEQNEVEAIVKYSTYHREKSKAWKKDISKMDNWTYNSEQDTWTCAAGQTLHFRRGSKEKTESGYEIEYRHYRSAGCEDCPLKPQCTKAKGDREIKVSMKYLRLKNQARQKLRSEEGYALAVRRMIEPEPVFGDIKNNRGFKRFLLRGLPKVSLEVGWLSLAHNLLKKAAVDAKNQGAKRE, from the coding sequence TTGTACATTCAATATACCATGGATCAACTCTGTTTACCAATGGATTTAGAAGAGGACATTCCCGCAAATCACCTCGTTCGCGTGGTCAACGCCTCCGTCAATCGTCTCGACGATTCCATCTTCGACGCGGCCTACCCTGGAGGCGGACGAGACAGCTACCATCCTAAAATGCTCACCAAAGTCATTATTTACGCATACACACAGCGCATCTACTCCTCTCGCCAAATCGCCAAAGCTGTCCGCGAAAATATCATGTTCATGTGGATCGCGGGTAGACAAAGACCGGATTTCCGCACCATCAACCGGTTTCGATCAGAACGAATGAAAAGTGTACTGGAGACGGTGTTTACCGCCGTTCTTCAGTTTCTGGCCGAGGAGAACTACGTGCAGCTGGAGCATTACTTTGTGGACGGCACGAAGATCGAAGCGAATGCCAATCGATATACATTTGTTTGGGGAAAGGCCGTGGTGAAGTATAAAGCCAAGCTCCAGGAGAAAGTCCAAGCCTTGTTTGCCGCCATTGAGGAAGCCGAGAAGCAAGAAGAAGGAACGCACGGCGGCCAGGATCTTCTCGAACTGGGCGAGTCCTCTGCCATCACCAGTGAAAAGCTGGAGCAAGCCGTCAAACAATTGGAGGAGCGTCTGCAGGAGAAACCAAAGGACAAGCCGCTCAAGAAGGCGGTGCGTACGCTCCGCAAGGACTTACTTCCGCGTCTTCAAAAGTATGAAACCCAACAGGCGATTTTAGGGACTAGAAACAGCTACAGCAAAACGGACCATGACGCTACATTTATGCGAATGAAAGAAGACCATATGCGAAATGGCCAGCTCAAGCCGGGTTACAACGTACAGATCGGTACTGAAAACCAATTCATTGTCGGTTACAGTTTGCACCAGCGCCCGACCGATACCCGTTGCCTCATCCCGCATCTTGAAAAAATAAAATCGCAGTTGGGGAAGTTGCCAAGCACCATCATCGCCGATGCGGGCTATGGCGGTGAAGAAAATTATGACTATTTGGAGCAGAATGAAGTCGAAGCCATTGTGAAGTACAGCACGTATCACCGCGAAAAAAGCAAGGCATGGAAAAAGGACATCAGCAAGATGGACAACTGGACCTATAACAGCGAACAAGATACATGGACATGCGCGGCTGGACAAACGCTCCATTTCCGAAGAGGAAGTAAGGAGAAAACAGAAAGTGGGTATGAGATCGAATACCGACATTACCGAAGTGCTGGCTGTGAGGACTGTCCACTAAAGCCGCAGTGTACAAAAGCCAAAGGCGATCGGGAGATCAAAGTGAGCATGAAGTATTTGCGGCTAAAAAACCAGGCAAGGCAGAAGCTTCGCAGTGAAGAAGGTTATGCCCTGGCCGTAAGGCGCATGATCGAGCCGGAGCCTGTGTTTGGCGATATAAAGAACAATCGGGGGTTTAAAAGGTTCCTGCTTCGAGGCTTACCAAAAGTAAGCTTGGAGGTCGGGTGGCTTTCCCTTGCCCACAATTTACTCAAAAAAGCTGCCGTGGACGCCAAGAACCAAGGAGCTAAGCGAGAATAG
- a CDS encoding NAD(P)-dependent alcohol dehydrogenase, whose amino-acid sequence MGVGVQDLDSDHLVKKGRQTMKAQVYTAYGMPEVLRLEEVEIPVPKEQEVLVEVYAAAVNSWDWDLLRGQPFVTRLGGLRKPQYPILGADISGRVAAVGSGVQRFKAGDEVFGDISGSGWGGFAEFVSVKETALTLKPENFSFEQAASIPQAAVLALQGLRDKGKLKSGQKVLINGAGGGVGTFGIQYAKGVGAEVTAVDSGDKQNLLLSVGADHVLDYRQEDFTAGGKRYDLIPDVVGNRPVSAIKRALETGGTYVMVGGPMPRILRTLLAAPFSARFEQKTLTVLVHRPNHEDQQVWKELAEAGKIVPVIGRRYPLEETSEALRHLGEGRVQGKAVICIKEQKDDLTRI is encoded by the coding sequence ATGGGAGTGGGAGTTCAAGATTTAGATTCAGATCATCTTGTTAAGAAAGGGCGCCAGACGATGAAGGCACAGGTCTATACTGCTTATGGCATGCCTGAGGTTCTTCGCCTTGAAGAAGTAGAAATCCCTGTTCCGAAGGAGCAGGAGGTGCTGGTTGAAGTCTATGCCGCCGCCGTGAACTCCTGGGATTGGGATCTGCTCCGCGGGCAGCCTTTTGTAACCCGTTTAGGAGGACTGCGGAAACCCCAATACCCGATTCTTGGCGCCGACATTTCCGGACGGGTCGCTGCCGTTGGGAGCGGGGTCCAGCGGTTTAAGGCAGGAGATGAAGTATTTGGGGATATTTCCGGCAGCGGCTGGGGCGGATTTGCGGAATTTGTTTCGGTTAAAGAAACGGCTTTGACGCTAAAACCGGAAAACTTCAGCTTTGAACAGGCTGCTTCCATCCCCCAGGCCGCGGTGCTTGCTTTGCAGGGGCTGCGTGACAAGGGAAAGCTAAAGAGCGGACAGAAGGTTTTAATCAACGGGGCGGGAGGAGGCGTCGGCACATTTGGGATCCAGTACGCCAAAGGGGTTGGTGCAGAGGTTACAGCCGTGGACAGCGGAGACAAACAGAACCTGCTGCTGTCCGTAGGAGCAGATCATGTGTTGGATTACAGGCAGGAAGACTTCACTGCTGGCGGGAAACGGTACGATCTGATTCCCGACGTCGTTGGAAACCGGCCGGTTTCCGCCATTAAAAGGGCGCTTGAGACTGGCGGAACGTATGTGATGGTCGGAGGTCCCATGCCGCGTATACTTAGGACTCTGCTGGCTGCCCCTTTCAGCGCGCGATTTGAACAAAAGACGCTGACCGTGCTTGTGCACAGGCCCAATCATGAGGACCAGCAGGTATGGAAGGAGCTGGCCGAAGCAGGGAAAATCGTCCCGGTCATCGGTCGCCGATACCCGCTGGAGGAAACATCCGAGGCGCTCCGGCACCTCGGCGAAGGACGTGTACAAGGGAAAGCCGTCATCTGCATAAAAGAGCAGAAGGATGACCTTACACGAATTTGA
- a CDS encoding NADPH-dependent FMN reductase, with amino-acid sequence MGFWNKLLGTNSKEEQVMAKLNIGIILGSTREGRVSPQVGEWVKGIADKRGDANYEIVDIADYQLPFLGTTDGSEPGIAAWNQKLATLDGFVFIAQEYNHSITGALKNALDFAREAWNNKAAGIVSYGSAGGARAAEHLRGILGELMIADVRVHPTLSLFTDFENGTVFKPQAPHLSNNVNEMLDQVIAWSGALKTLR; translated from the coding sequence ATGGGTTTCTGGAACAAACTATTGGGAACAAATTCCAAGGAGGAACAAGTCATGGCTAAATTAAACATCGGTATTATTTTGGGAAGCACACGGGAAGGCCGCGTAAGCCCGCAGGTTGGGGAATGGGTGAAAGGCATTGCAGACAAACGCGGAGACGCTAATTATGAGATTGTCGACATTGCCGATTACCAACTGCCTTTCCTGGGCACTACGGACGGTTCCGAACCTGGGATTGCGGCCTGGAATCAAAAGCTTGCAACGCTGGACGGTTTTGTATTTATCGCTCAGGAATACAATCACAGCATTACGGGAGCGTTAAAGAACGCCTTGGATTTTGCCCGTGAAGCTTGGAACAACAAAGCAGCCGGGATCGTGAGCTACGGTTCTGCCGGGGGCGCCCGTGCAGCCGAGCATCTGAGAGGCATTTTGGGCGAACTGATGATTGCAGATGTCCGCGTCCATCCGACGCTGTCCCTGTTCACGGATTTCGAGAACGGTACGGTATTCAAACCGCAGGCCCCTCATCTGAGCAACAATGTAAATGAAATGCTCGATCAGGTTATTGCTTGGAGCGGAGCTTTGAAAACTTTGCGTTAA
- a CDS encoding carbohydrate ABC transporter permease, translated as MEKAPRSEVVGRRISKTIIYIVCIFLAILSILPFWIMFVNATRSTPEIQSGLSLLPSTHLMSNLHVLLDKSFDPLRGFLNSFIISTSATICTVYFSSLTAYGLVAYNWKMRQPFFTFIMCVMMVPYQASAIGFYQFMYKLHWTNSFWPLILPAIAAPAVVFFMRQYLLATLSLEIVEAARVDGSGEFSTFNRIIFPLMMPAVATQAIFAFVGNWNNLFMPLILLTQKDKYTMPIMVSLLRGDIYKTEFGSIYLGLALTALPLFVVYFLLSRYIIAGVALGGVKE; from the coding sequence ATGGAAAAAGCTCCAAGAAGCGAAGTCGTCGGAAGAAGAATCAGCAAGACGATTATATATATCGTCTGCATTTTCCTGGCGATCCTCAGCATCCTTCCGTTTTGGATTATGTTTGTCAACGCCACGCGCTCTACACCTGAGATTCAAAGCGGGCTTTCGCTGCTTCCGTCTACTCACTTGATGAGCAATCTGCATGTGCTGCTGGATAAAAGCTTCGACCCGCTTCGAGGGTTCCTGAACTCGTTTATTATTTCAACGTCGGCCACTATTTGTACCGTTTATTTCTCGTCTTTGACGGCTTACGGGCTTGTGGCTTACAACTGGAAGATGCGCCAGCCTTTCTTCACCTTCATTATGTGCGTGATGATGGTTCCTTACCAAGCCAGCGCCATCGGCTTCTATCAGTTCATGTACAAACTGCATTGGACGAACAGCTTCTGGCCGCTGATTCTGCCTGCCATTGCAGCTCCGGCTGTCGTGTTCTTCATGCGGCAGTATCTGCTTGCAACGTTGTCGCTCGAAATAGTGGAAGCTGCGCGCGTTGACGGATCGGGAGAGTTCTCCACCTTCAACCGGATCATTTTTCCTCTTATGATGCCGGCTGTAGCGACACAAGCCATCTTTGCTTTTGTAGGCAACTGGAACAATCTGTTCATGCCGCTCATCCTGCTTACGCAGAAAGACAAATATACGATGCCAATTATGGTCAGCCTACTTCGCGGCGATATTTATAAAACCGAATTCGGCTCCATCTATTTGGGACTGGCGCTGACCGCGTTGCCGCTGTTTGTCGTGTACTTCCTGCTATCCCGTTACATTATCGCAGGTGTCGCTTTGGGCGGCGTGAAGGAATAA
- a CDS encoding carbohydrate ABC transporter permease translates to MRRKGVNYSKYGYIFTLPFVLAFLIFSLYPILYTAVIGFTDMKGLIPKPIHILDNPFQNFKDLLFDNPSFRKSLINTGLLWITNFIPQIVLALLLTAWFTNRRLNIKGQGAFKVLLYMPNIITASTIAVLFSSLFAYPMGPVNSLFQMLGWSDAPIYFLQDKTTARGIVSFIQFWMWYGNTMIVLVAGVMGINPALFESAAIDGANAFQTFFRITLPSLRTILLYTLITSMIGGLTMFDIPQLFLAGGPDDSTLTTSMFIYGQAFKGSYMYNRAAAASMIMFIIAAVLSGILFYLMRDRDAAKLRKAQKNIYKSEKAAKAAAREV, encoded by the coding sequence ATGCGCCGCAAGGGTGTCAACTATTCAAAATATGGCTATATTTTTACCCTCCCGTTTGTCTTGGCATTTCTGATCTTCTCGCTTTACCCGATTTTGTATACAGCGGTTATCGGATTTACGGATATGAAGGGCTTGATTCCGAAACCGATTCATATTCTGGATAACCCGTTTCAAAACTTCAAAGATTTGCTCTTTGATAACCCTTCGTTTAGAAAGTCCCTGATCAATACAGGGCTGCTCTGGATTACGAACTTTATTCCTCAGATCGTTCTTGCCCTGTTGCTTACGGCGTGGTTCACGAACCGGCGTCTTAACATCAAGGGCCAAGGCGCGTTCAAGGTATTGCTCTATATGCCTAATATCATCACTGCGAGTACAATCGCGGTGCTGTTCAGTTCTTTGTTTGCCTACCCGATGGGTCCGGTAAACAGCTTGTTTCAAATGCTGGGATGGTCCGATGCGCCGATCTATTTCCTTCAGGATAAGACGACAGCACGGGGCATCGTTTCGTTTATCCAGTTCTGGATGTGGTACGGCAATACGATGATCGTCCTTGTGGCAGGCGTCATGGGGATCAATCCGGCCCTCTTTGAGTCGGCTGCGATTGACGGTGCTAACGCGTTCCAAACCTTCTTCCGCATTACGCTGCCAAGTCTCCGCACTATTCTGCTCTATACCCTGATCACCTCGATGATCGGCGGTTTGACGATGTTCGATATTCCGCAGCTGTTCCTGGCAGGCGGACCGGACGACTCTACGCTTACTACGTCCATGTTCATTTACGGGCAAGCGTTCAAGGGCAGCTATATGTATAACCGTGCGGCGGCAGCAAGTATGATTATGTTTATCATTGCCGCGGTATTGTCCGGAATACTATTCTATCTGATGCGTGACCGCGATGCGGCTAAGCTCAGAAAAGCCCAAAAAAATATTTACAAAAGTGAAAAGGCTGCTAAAGCAGCTGCGCGGGAGGTGTAA
- a CDS encoding ABC transporter substrate-binding protein: MKRMKRVLAGVSTVLLMTTVLAACGGNSNSNSSSASSNASTSSNNTASTSKGDKVTINLWSFTDEIPNMTNKYLETHPDANVEFKTTVIATTDGAYQPALDQALAAGGKDAPDIYAAEAAFVLKYTQGDASTYAANYSDLGLDEQMVKDAGIAQYSVDIGTSTDGELKGLGYQATGGAFIYRRSIAKEVFGTDDPATIKGAIGPGWDKFFDAAAKLKEKGYGIVSGDGDIWHPIENSSEKGWIVDGKLHIDPKREEFLDLSKKLKDNGYHNDTTDWTEAWYADMSGSGSKPIFGFFGPAWLINYTMSDQVKDTNGDWAVTEPPTGFFWGGTWLLANKNVIQDEAKKKAVADFIKWVTLDTSETGLQYYWANGTIKEGEQGTKDSVASSVVMSKSNGEVPLLGGQNMFDVFVPANANASGKNLTQYDETINKLWRDQVREYTSGNKSRDDAIATFKQQVKDQLGIDSE, translated from the coding sequence ATGAAACGCATGAAACGTGTTTTAGCCGGGGTTTCTACAGTTCTTCTGATGACCACGGTCCTCGCAGCATGTGGCGGAAATTCCAATTCCAATTCATCAAGTGCAAGCTCAAATGCTTCAACTTCATCGAACAACACGGCATCGACTTCAAAAGGTGACAAGGTCACCATTAATCTTTGGAGCTTCACCGATGAGATTCCGAATATGACGAACAAATATTTGGAAACGCATCCGGATGCAAACGTAGAGTTCAAAACAACGGTTATCGCAACTACGGACGGCGCTTATCAGCCGGCTCTTGACCAGGCACTTGCTGCCGGCGGCAAAGATGCCCCTGATATTTACGCAGCGGAAGCAGCGTTCGTTCTCAAGTATACACAAGGCGATGCATCTACTTATGCCGCCAACTACTCCGATTTGGGTCTGGACGAGCAAATGGTTAAGGACGCTGGTATCGCTCAATATTCAGTAGATATCGGCACCAGCACGGACGGTGAGTTGAAAGGCCTCGGTTATCAAGCTACAGGCGGTGCATTCATCTATCGCCGCTCGATTGCCAAAGAGGTATTCGGAACAGACGATCCGGCTACAATCAAGGGCGCAATTGGTCCTGGCTGGGATAAATTCTTTGACGCAGCAGCTAAGCTGAAAGAGAAAGGATATGGCATTGTCTCCGGTGACGGCGACATCTGGCATCCAATTGAGAACAGCTCTGAAAAAGGCTGGATCGTAGACGGCAAACTCCATATCGATCCTAAACGTGAAGAATTCCTGGATCTGTCCAAGAAGCTGAAAGATAACGGATACCACAACGATACAACGGACTGGACAGAAGCCTGGTATGCAGACATGTCCGGTTCCGGCTCTAAACCAATCTTTGGTTTCTTTGGTCCAGCTTGGCTGATCAACTACACTATGAGCGACCAAGTGAAAGATACAAACGGCGACTGGGCTGTTACAGAGCCGCCAACTGGCTTCTTCTGGGGAGGCACTTGGCTGCTGGCGAACAAGAACGTCATTCAGGACGAAGCCAAGAAAAAGGCAGTTGCTGACTTCATCAAGTGGGTAACCCTCGATACTTCCGAAACAGGCCTCCAATACTATTGGGCTAACGGCACAATCAAGGAAGGCGAGCAAGGTACAAAGGACAGCGTAGCTTCCTCCGTCGTCATGTCGAAATCTAACGGTGAAGTTCCACTCCTCGGCGGACAAAACATGTTTGACGTGTTTGTACCGGCTAACGCTAACGCTTCCGGTAAGAACCTGACTCAATACGATGAAACGATTAACAAGCTCTGGCGTGATCAGGTTCGCGAATACACATCGGGTAACAAGAGTCGTGACGATGCCATCGCAACCTTCAAGCAGCAGGTCAAAGACCAGCTTGGCATTGACAGCGAATAA
- a CDS encoding alpha/beta fold hydrolase, translating into MDNQQILVRNNVHVTGCGSKAIIFAHGFGCDQSMWRFVAPAFEEKYKVLLFDFVGSGKSDISAFDPSVYRDLNGYAQDILDICAALDLKDAYLVGHSVGATIGLLSSIQRPDYFDRLVLIGPSARYLNDLPDYIGGFEREDLLELLDMMDQNYQGWAGYLAPVIMGNQDRPELSKELEESFCTTDPRAARSFAEATFLSDYRKELAKVVIPALVLQCSDDLIAPLEAGAYVHQQLKDSQFKLMDATGHCPHVSHPEETVGLISEYFASVESLQESEKSF; encoded by the coding sequence ATGGATAACCAACAGATTCTCGTCCGGAATAATGTTCATGTAACAGGCTGTGGTTCCAAGGCTATTATATTCGCCCACGGTTTTGGCTGTGATCAGAGCATGTGGCGTTTTGTAGCACCCGCTTTTGAAGAGAAATACAAGGTGTTATTGTTTGACTTTGTAGGTTCGGGGAAGTCCGATATCAGTGCCTTTGATCCTTCTGTGTATCGTGACTTAAATGGTTATGCTCAAGATATCCTGGATATTTGTGCAGCGCTTGATTTGAAGGATGCCTATCTCGTGGGCCACTCGGTCGGAGCGACTATCGGTTTACTTTCCTCTATTCAAAGGCCGGATTACTTTGACCGGCTTGTTCTGATTGGACCGTCTGCACGTTATTTAAATGATTTGCCGGATTACATCGGAGGATTTGAACGGGAAGATCTACTGGAATTGCTCGACATGATGGATCAAAATTATCAGGGTTGGGCGGGTTATTTGGCTCCTGTGATTATGGGGAATCAAGACCGGCCAGAGTTATCCAAGGAGCTGGAGGAAAGTTTCTGCACAACTGATCCTCGGGCAGCACGCAGTTTTGCTGAAGCTACTTTTCTCTCTGATTACCGTAAGGAACTGGCCAAGGTGGTCATTCCTGCGTTAGTTCTGCAATGCTCCGATGATTTGATAGCTCCGCTGGAAGCTGGAGCCTACGTCCATCAGCAACTGAAGGACAGCCAATTTAAATTGATGGATGCAACCGGGCATTGTCCGCACGTAAGTCATCCGGAAGAAACAGTTGGACTCATCAGCGAATATTTTGCTTCAGTGGAATCTTTGCAGGAAAGCGAGAAGTCCTTTTAG
- a CDS encoding SRPBCC family protein, with amino-acid sequence MEMSQPTKVTVQAVIQAPVEKVWRYWNEPEHITKWNQASEDWHAPKSENDLRVGGKFSTQMEAKDGSMGFDFGGVYDVVNLHEAIGYTMDDGRRVDIAFVDQGNETKVIETFDAESTQPVEFQQAGWQAIMDNFKAYTEQN; translated from the coding sequence ATGGAAATGAGTCAACCAACGAAAGTAACCGTGCAGGCCGTCATTCAAGCCCCCGTCGAGAAGGTATGGCGCTATTGGAACGAGCCGGAGCACATTACGAAGTGGAATCAGGCGTCCGAGGACTGGCATGCGCCGAAATCCGAGAACGATCTGCGGGTCGGCGGCAAGTTTTCAACGCAGATGGAAGCAAAAGATGGCAGCATGGGCTTTGATTTTGGCGGTGTGTACGACGTCGTGAATCTGCATGAGGCGATCGGCTACACCATGGACGACGGAAGAAGAGTGGATATTGCTTTCGTTGATCAAGGGAATGAGACGAAGGTCATCGAAACGTTCGACGCGGAAAGCACCCAGCCCGTCGAGTTCCAGCAAGCAGGCTGGCAAGCGATTATGGACAACTTCAAAGCTTATACCGAACAAAACTAA
- a CDS encoding sigma-70 family RNA polymerase sigma factor: MNDKGFDELLFTSLKPGLTSFCYRMLGSMEDADDAVQETSIRVWQSWSTFRQDASFKTWVYRIASNLCLDKLRQSKRRALPVDLFDPAVAIIEPRDTLPDSAWIWPSPDFGGNPEDRLLRRDTLRLCFIALLQTLPPRQRAVLILKDVLEWSSKQIAETLAMSPAAVNSALQRARETMDRAQLRSDELSSMDVQPEEQLLLRYVQAFEQFDIAALVALFHEDGCMSMPPFEMWIRGKDDLSAFYSLTRWHCEGSRFVPITVNGGYPALAQYMPDKEGSGLVPWGIHVIETKENQILHVQNFINTTLFSRFGLPERLDR; encoded by the coding sequence ATGAACGACAAAGGATTTGACGAACTATTATTTACAAGCTTGAAGCCGGGCTTAACCTCGTTCTGTTACCGAATGCTGGGCTCTATGGAAGATGCGGATGATGCCGTTCAGGAGACGAGTATTCGGGTCTGGCAGAGCTGGAGCACATTCAGACAGGATGCCTCGTTCAAAACTTGGGTCTATCGGATTGCTTCCAACTTGTGCTTGGACAAGCTGAGACAATCCAAACGCCGCGCGCTTCCCGTTGACCTGTTCGATCCGGCCGTCGCCATCATCGAGCCGCGCGACACGCTGCCGGACTCTGCCTGGATCTGGCCGTCTCCCGACTTCGGGGGCAATCCGGAGGATCGGCTCCTCCGCAGAGATACCCTTCGACTGTGCTTCATCGCTCTCCTGCAGACCTTGCCTCCGCGGCAGCGCGCGGTACTCATTTTGAAGGATGTACTTGAATGGTCCTCCAAGCAGATCGCGGAGACGCTCGCGATGTCGCCGGCAGCGGTGAACAGCGCCTTGCAGAGAGCCCGAGAGACGATGGACCGGGCGCAGCTTCGCTCGGATGAGCTCAGCAGCATGGACGTTCAACCGGAGGAGCAGCTGCTGCTCCGGTATGTGCAGGCCTTCGAGCAATTTGATATTGCTGCGCTCGTAGCGCTGTTCCACGAAGACGGCTGCATGTCGATGCCGCCCTTCGAGATGTGGATCCGCGGCAAAGATGATTTGTCCGCCTTCTATTCGCTTACTCGCTGGCATTGCGAAGGTTCGCGTTTTGTGCCCATTACGGTGAATGGCGGTTATCCGGCGTTAGCCCAGTATATGCCGGATAAAGAGGGATCTGGCCTGGTACCCTGGGGCATTCACGTCATTGAAACCAAAGAGAATCAAATCCTCCACGTTCAAAACTTCATCAATACAACATTATTTTCGCGATTTGGACTGCCTGAGCGACTCGACCGATGA